A window from Branchiostoma floridae strain S238N-H82 chromosome 16, Bfl_VNyyK, whole genome shotgun sequence encodes these proteins:
- the LOC118403133 gene encoding methyl-CpG-binding domain protein 5-like isoform X1 translates to MNVNKESSCIGFPPPLGGTVDKSIFVVVPFGWRRIVENGRVIYISPDGSCLVSVDQVNQYLQKDGTCKCGLGCPLQVNKVFNFDPGVLVRHRSAEEVKSCQAEDDLTKLCNHKRKILAMATLMEPPVNTQSKPSFTMAPIRTVEKVPISRTHRPQKSKPLQAEDTHPRYTNVYMRQVVSSHEGGPGMGVGGHPGVMPQGLRHYPEQPRMPMQQQQQPPPLQHYPPQQMHMQEQQQFMHQGGPPMMQQRLRHLPMAPQHQMAPHGGMPPHRHGDGHALQHSYDGMMGNEFPHGGNMGGYNMMPQQQPTPVYNNAYSPVPMRRRTSSSSRGTPSPALSNKTHRSPASGVPSPMMSPTDIRSNPSSPFDAGVGGGNPGFVSPTLQGIMPNMGMGEPPVIVPLPSNLPLPTRTTRPSGTAQRGATVTPPVSIAPNPEGVSGNRQVPSSCMKQRSESLSSQWSPPAQRRGSNSTSENPPPRQHQQGQTPSPQEDKPHGLVQHQRNVPNPLLVGNDVFPQINPLFSAGSGNQGQQKNPNNPGLLGVTLQQILSRENASSFPASSLLSAAAKAQMSSGLGKQSYGTTTTTSSPSFGQLLQQGNYSQAGNKGQSGGGNFNAPNPPRSRRRTASGSTRRKSGPDDNDLGPITCQRTPALSELMGRIANVTPGQGNPAMGQGKPLLSQGNPPQGQGSLPHPPQDTLNTAQERFRLALQQNVHQAGGAPANSHPSGMSHPRMSFSQGASMQRHAAPAQHSQGAPSGNVYGNNSASPAMVTNSATTVLSVQNQQHQGLHQMHKFSNTSQAELSVSRNDKPVTSRSNVPTLSTAPSTSTRQEQVQTFAMGTSPCVNVNSSMATSTVVPSSVTTIPQFQSAASTVSHSTTTITTTTVATQVLPTTAVLSTGVDLPIVQQQLTGISQTPQLLNPALLQSVLVQQPGLVNPAMALNLPLALNAGLLSNQGQQTVDAAVNGSINQSAGLTQVLPSLAQGQLTLNQLASLLPQLSEANVQSQNVATSGLPTSVNPVLTNQQNVESSQAGKVAPSSDAGLALQVQQGGNVNSGNFIPIVPAGILPSIDLTQQLTQLGGMCLPGNLNLGMSLNPQILGQGLGNPSLANNLLLTAGVLNLNNQNLLQILQQQQQQILQNSGINPAALLQGVNVATLPQPQQKNETQQNDSKEAEQAVEEAAPEPAVSVSQPTPTSQVPRPMSSSQEQPSEAMSQASTVESSLENSDSTIKTEAGATTVVTEAQKSMVDAIYTAVVDAASQGVKVIITEPSRSIMSTTASSTTATTSALPLPISQGALSAMSAFTASIPDPVNLSAAVNAVVRGDDPLSLGGSSRSSRCDSSSGHSSPSRGGSTPRKSPARSLTPGSAKVSPVAQVSSPGLGTFVREQHVIHTGSSQSPKPNTQTFPHRSPARSPARTPVMAVPTRIRVGGEPSTESEQQMVDPLQHVDLAFNVPQSLEPLDTTANNSSVSPDGPSVENSHVHLNNNYSNEKEETKEETVQDNVQSHELSQEKAAPDTLTCTGVNHLVPSPGVSSCSSSSIGTAGVSPSSEPSSLTSVETSHFSSVEVSQSSSLETSHTTSQEVAQISSVESSQVASVETSHTSSAEVSQSSPMENSLSLPTDVPNTLSSDLPNTLPSDVPNTLSSDVPNTLPSDVPNTLPSDVPNTLPSDVPNTLPSDVPNTLPSDVPNTEALPEAVSTPPEVAEETVESRTEAPPADLEVNCTPVNDTTPVENDCHSGKENFVAEKERKRGTKRPREEVEENGEELPSDLSQKALPANERRVGTRNNPQSLGIALRLAAADGELDEADSRDSSPEPPTPRGPRNFSTGDLVWGQIRGFPSWPGKLVQENDVKGNHVKSEEGKVWVKWFGDHTYTQVEPDKLKTLTEGLEAHHKARKRHRKGRKMNSNLEAAIEEAMLELERKDGIVPDPKPRTAGRPKAVKRRKTHR, encoded by the exons ATGAACGTGAACAAGGAGAGCAGCTGCATCGGCTTCCCTCCACCGCTAGGGGGCACAGTGGATAAGTCCATTTTTGTGGTGGTGCCCTTCGGCTGGAGGAGAATTGTGGAGAATGGGAGGGTTATCTATATTAG TCCTGACGGTTCCTGTCTAGTGTCTGTAGACCAGGTAAACCAGTACCTGCAGAAGGACGGGACCTGCAAGTGTGGGCTGGGATGTCCTCTTCAGGTCAACAAG GTGTTCAACTTCGACCCCGGGGTGCTGGTGCGTCACCGCAGCGCGGAGGAAGTGAAGTCGTGCCAGGCAGAGGACGACCTGACCAAACTGTGCAACCACAAGCGTAAGATTCTGGCCATGGCCACCCTGATGGAGCCTCCTGTCAACACCCAGTCCAAACCCAGCTTCACTATGGCTCCCATTAGAACGGTGGAGAAGG tTCCTATCAGTAGGACCCATCGACCCCAGAAGTCCAAACCCCTCCAGGCTGAAGACACCCATCCCCGCTACACCAACGTCTACATGAGGCAGGTCGTCTCCTCGCACGAGGGGGGGCCGGGGATGGGGGTTGGGGGACACCCAGGGGTGATGCCGCAGGGACTGAGGCACTaccccgagcagcctcgtatgcccatgcagcagcagcagcagccccCACCCTTACAACACTATCCTCCACAGCAAATGCACATGCAG GAACAACAGCAGTTCATGCACCAGGGTGGCCCTCCCATGATGCAACAGAGGCTCCGTCACCTCCCGATGGCGCCTCAGCACCAGATGGCCCCCCACGGAGGCATGCCTCCCCATCGTCATGGCGACGGCCACGCCCTTCAGCATTCCTACGACGGTATGATGGGGAATGAGTTCCCCCACGGCGGAAACATGGGCGGGTACAACATGATGCCACAGCAACAGCCGACTCCTGTGTACAACAACGCGTACAGTCCCGTTCCCATGCGGAGAAGGACGAGTTCAAGTAGTCGGGGCACACCAAGCCCTGCCCTTAGCAACAAGACTCACCGTAGCCCCGCGTCGGGAGTACCCAGCCCCATGATGAGCCCAACGGACATTCGGTCGAATCCCAGTTCTCCGTTCGACGCTGGGGTGGGTGGCGGCAACCCTGGGTTTGTGTCACCCACGCTGCAGGGCATCATGCCTAATATGGGCATGGGAGAGCCTCCTGTGATCGTTCCCCTCCCCAGCAACCTCCCCCTACCCACAAGGACTACTCGGCCATCGGGAACAGCCCAAAGGGGGGCGACTGTCACCCCCCCTGTCAGTATTGCCCCCAACCCAGAGGGGGTGTCGGGAAACCGCCAGGTGCCTTCCTCCTGTATGAAGCAAAGGTCAGAGAGCTTGAGTAGCCAATGGAGCCCCCCTGCCCAACGTAGGGGGTCCAATTCAACCTCCGAAAACCCCCCTCCTCGGCAACACCAACAGGGGCAAACTCCCTCTCCCCAAGAAGACAAGCCTCATGGACTAGTTCAACATCAGAGGAACGTTCCGAACCCCCTACTTGTCGGCAACGATGTCTTCCCCCAAATAAACCCCCTTTTCTCCGCTGGTTCTGGTAACCAGGGGCAGCAAAAGAACCCTAACAACCCAGGACTGCTGGGGGTCACGTTGCAACAGATACTGAGCCGTGAGAATGCTTCGTCCTTCCCAGCATCCTCTCTGTTGTCGGCAGCCGCCAAGGCGCAGATGTCAAGCGGCTTGGGAAAACAGTCATACGGTACGACGACAACCACGTCATCGCCATCATTCGGCCAGCTTCTCCAACAAGGGAACTACAGTCAGGCAGGCAACAAAGGGCAGAGTGGCGGGGGAAACTTTAATGCGCCCAACCCACCGCGGTCGCGGAGAAGAACGGCCAGCGGATCTACTAGACGGAAATCAGGCCCGGATGATAACGACTTAGGACCAATTACCTGTCAGAGAACACCCGCTCTCAGCGAATTAATGGGGAGGATAGCGAACGTGACTCCGGGGCAGGGAAATCCAGCTATGGGGCAGGGAAAGCCTCTCCTCAGCCAGGGGAACCCTCCCCAGGGTCAGGGGAGtctcccccaccccccacagGACACTTTAAACACTGCTCAGGAGAGGTTCAGGCTGGCGCTGCAGCAAAACGTTCATCAGGCAGGTGGCGCTCCTGCAAACAGCCATCCCTCAGGTATGAGTCATCCTCGTATGAGTTTCTCTCAAGGCGCGAGTATGCAAAGGCACGCAGCGCCGGCGCAGCACTCGCAAGGTGCGCCGTCAGGTAACGTATACGGGAACAACTCTGCATCTCCGGCCATGGTCACAAACAGTGCCACCACTGTACTGTCTGTCCAGAACCAACAACATCAAGGACTGCACCAGATGCATAAATTTTCCAACACCTCACAAGCAGAGCTGAGTGTAAGCAGGAATGACAAGCCTGTGACCAGTAGAAGTAACGTTCCCACCCTTTCCACGGCTCCTAGCACGTCAACAAGACAGGAACAGGTACAGACTTTTGCCATGGGTACAAGTCCGTGTGTTAATGTGAACAGCAGTATGGCTACAAGTACTGTAGTACCCAGCTCTGTTACTACCATCCCACAGTTCCAGAGCGCAGCGTCTACGGTCTCTCACAGCACAACCACCATCACCACGACCACGGTGGCGACTCAGGTCCTGCCCACAACTGCTGTGTTGTCCACCGGGGTCGACCTCCCCATTGTGCAGCAACAGCTCACCGGCATCTCCCAGACCCCGCAGCTACTGAACCCAGCTCTGCTTCAGTCCGTGCTTGTACAGCAGCCTGGTCTGGTCAACCCTGCCATGGCGTTGAACCTCCCGCTAGCGTTAAATGCGGGGTTGCTTAGCAACCAGGGCCAGCAGACTGTGGACGCTGCCGTCAACGGCAGCATCAACCAATCGGCTGGTCTCACCCAGGTGTTGCCGTCACTTGCCCAGGGACAGTTGACGCTGAATCAGTTGGCATCACTGCTTCCGCAACTCAGCGAGGCGAACGTCCAAAGCCAGAACGTTGCCACGTCCGGGCTGCCGACCAGCGTGAATCCAGTACTGACGAATCAGCAGAATGTGGAGTCGTCTCAGGCAGGGAAGGTAGCGCCGTCTAGCGATGCCGGCCTGGCACTGCAAGTGCAGCAGGGCGGGAACGTGAACAGCGGCAACTTCATCCCCATCGTGCCGGCAGGAATCCTACCGAGCATCGACCTCACGCAGCAGCTTACTCAGCTGGGTGGGATGTGTCTACCCGGAAATCTCAACCTTGGGATGAGCTTGAATCCGCAGATCCTCGGACAGGGGCTGGGGAACCCATCCCTGGCAAACAACCTGCTGCTGACTGCAGGAGTCCTGAACCTCAACAATCAGAACCTGCTGCAGatcctgcagcagcagcagcagcagattCTGCAGAACTCGGGGATCAACCCTGCAGCCCTGCTTCAGGGGGTGAACGTCGCCACCTTGCCGCAGCCGCAGCAGAAAAACGAAACacaacaaaatgacagcaaagaaGCGGAACAGGCAGTGGAAGAGGCTGCCCCAGAGCCTGCAGTTTCAGTCAGTCAACCAACACCAACGTCACAAGTACCCAGGCCGATGAGCAGTAGTCAAGAGCAGCCATCTGAGGCAATGTCTCAGGCATCAACTGTGGAGTCGAGTTTGGAAAATTCTGATTCAACAATAAAGACAGAAGCAGGGGCGACAACTGTAGTGACTGAAGCCCAAAAGTCGATGGTAGATGCGATCTACACAGCTGTTGTCGATGCTGCCAGTCAAGGGGTCAAGGTTATAATTACGGAGCCATCAAGATCGATCATGAGTACGACAGCAAGCTCCACCACTGCCACAACGTCTGCACTTCCCCTTCCAATCAGTCAGGGGGCGCTCAGTGCAATGAGTGCATTCACGGCATCCATTCCTGATCCAGTGAACCTCTCTGCAGCTGTGAATGCCGTCGTCCGTGGTGATGACCCCTTATCGCTCGGAGGGTCAAGCCGCAGTAGTCGGTGTGACTCAAGTTCCGGTCATTCTTCGCCGAGTCGCGGGGGCAGTACGCCCAGGAAAAGCCCTGCTCGCTCTCTAACACCCGGGTCGGCAAAAGTTTCCCCCGTTGCGCAGGTATCCTCTCCGGGATTGGGCACATTTGTGAGGGAGCAGCACGTGATACACACTGGGTCATCACAGAGTCCAAAACCCAACACACAGACTTTCCCACACAGAAGCCCTGCAAGATCACCGGCACGAACGCCTGTCATGGCTGTCCCAACAAGAATAAGAGTAGGCGGCGAACCAAGCACAGAAAGCGAACAGCAAATGGTAGACCCGTTGCAACATGTCGATTTGGCTTTTAATGTCCCACAGAGTTTGGAGCCTTTAGACACAACAGCAAACAATTCCTCTGTTTCTCCAGATGGTCCGAGTGTGGAAAACTCACATGTCCACCTGAACAATAACTACTCCAACGAAAAGGAGGAGACAAAAGAAGAGACTGTTCAAGATAATGTACAGTCTCACGAACTGAGTCAGGAGAAAGCAGCACCGGATACGTTAACATGTACCGGTGTGAACCACCTTGTTCCGAGTCCCGGTGTCAGCTCTTGTAGCTCCTCGAGTATCGGTACGGCAGGAGTTTCTCCGTCATCAGAACCATCGTCACTCACATCTGTTGAAACGTCCCATTTCTCATCCGTTGAGGTGTCACAATCCTCGTCTCTCGAAACGTCGCACACAACGTCACAGGAAGTTGCGCAGATTTCATCAGTTGAAAGTTCCCAAGTCGCGTCGGTTGAAACATCACACACATCCTCAGCAGAGGTTTCGCAAAGTTCACCAATGGAAAATTCCCTAAGTTTACCAACTGACGTCCCCAACACTTTATCATCTGATCTCCCCAACACTTTACCGTCTGACGTCCCCAACACTTTATCATCTGATGTCCCCAACACTTTACCGTCTGACGTCCCCAACACTTTACCATCTGATGTCCCCAACACTTTACCGTCTGACGTCCCCAACACTTTACCATCTGATGTCCCCAACACTTTGCCATCTGACGTTCCCAACACGGAAGCCTTACCTGAAGCAGTTTCTACACCACCAGAAGTTGCTGAGGAAACGGTAGAAAGTAGGACAGAAGCACCACCTGCTGACTTAGAGGTGAATTGCACGCCCGTAAATGATACAACTCCTGTTGAAAATGACTGTCATTCGGGTAAAGAGAACTTTGTGGCCGAAAAGGAGAGGAAAAGGGGAACCAAGAGGCCAAGAGAGGAGGTGGAGGAAAACGGGGAAGAGTTGCCCTCTGACCTTTCCCAGAAGGCACTGCCAGCCAATGAGAGGAGAGTTGGTACCAGAAATAACCCACAATCCCTTGGAATAGCCCTGAGATTAGCAGCAGCTG ATGGGGAGCTTGATGAAGCTGACTCGAGGGATTCCTCCCCggagccccccaccccccgcgGTCCCCGGAACTTCAGCACAGGAGACTTGGTGTGGGGACAGATCCGCGGTTTCCCCTCCTGGCCAGGGAAGTTGGTACAGGAGAACGATGTCAAGGGGAACCATGTCAAGTCAGAGGAAGGCAAG GTGTGGGTAAAGTGGTTTGGTGACCACACCTACACACAGGTGGAGCCAGATAAGCTGAAGACTCTGACAGAAGGGCTAGAGGCACACCACAAAGCCAGGAAAAGGCACAGGAA GGGCCGTAAGATGAACAGCAACCTGGAGGCAGCTATAGAGGAGGCCATGCTGGAACTGGAGAGGAAGGATGGCATC GTTCCTGACCCGAAGCCACGCACAGCAGGCCGACCTAAAGCAGTGAAGAGGAGAAAGACACACAGATGA